One window of the Candidatus Babeliales bacterium genome contains the following:
- a CDS encoding exonuclease SbcCD subunit D, with translation MITLYHTADVHFGVENYGKIDAKTGIHTRLLDFKNALEECVNKAVEENIDLFLLCGDAYKTAYPTPTQQKLLCSLLLKLHTAKIPVAIIIGNHDHPLSFGKANALDIFDYLPLDNFYVFSKPESVTIKTKNGPVQVVGIPWPTRNTLVANSEHRFKNNAEIATCLSEKVGQIINSLAEQLDPTVPAILAGHLTVSSGIFSGSEKCAIFGTDPIFLPSQLAIPPFDYVALGHLHRHQNLNPKGFPPVVYSGSIERVDFGERKEDKGFCRVTIDKQTANQSSCNVDFIKVTTRPMIQVEVKLEAQGNQTEQILEQLNKKDLTDAIVKIVYHVPEESNDNVDVLALQRACSKAMYLVGIFPKHKIAAREHRAQLKVDMDLQTMLRSYFDEKKEMADKKELLIKKALELNETMQTPAAQE, from the coding sequence ATGATCACGCTTTACCACACCGCGGACGTTCACTTTGGCGTTGAAAATTACGGAAAAATTGACGCTAAAACGGGAATTCATACCCGATTGCTTGATTTTAAAAATGCACTTGAAGAGTGCGTAAACAAAGCAGTTGAAGAAAACATCGATCTTTTTTTGCTGTGTGGCGATGCGTACAAAACAGCGTACCCAACCCCCACACAGCAAAAGCTTTTATGTTCTCTTTTGCTCAAGCTGCACACGGCAAAAATTCCGGTTGCCATTATCATTGGCAATCACGACCACCCGCTCAGTTTTGGTAAAGCAAACGCACTCGACATTTTTGACTACCTGCCACTTGATAATTTTTATGTGTTTTCAAAACCGGAAAGCGTAACTATAAAAACAAAAAATGGACCTGTCCAAGTGGTGGGCATTCCCTGGCCAACACGCAACACGCTGGTTGCCAACAGCGAACACCGCTTTAAAAATAACGCTGAAATTGCAACATGCTTGTCTGAAAAAGTAGGACAAATTATCAACTCACTGGCAGAACAACTTGACCCAACGGTGCCAGCAATTTTGGCAGGCCATTTAACCGTGAGTAGCGGCATTTTTTCTGGGTCTGAAAAATGTGCTATCTTTGGCACTGACCCCATTTTCTTGCCCTCACAACTTGCCATACCACCATTTGATTATGTAGCTCTTGGGCACCTGCACCGCCACCAAAACCTCAACCCCAAGGGCTTTCCCCCGGTTGTCTATTCCGGCTCCATTGAGCGGGTAGATTTTGGCGAACGCAAAGAAGATAAAGGTTTTTGTCGTGTGACTATCGACAAACAGACAGCCAATCAAAGTTCATGCAACGTCGATTTTATTAAAGTCACAACGCGGCCCATGATCCAAGTTGAAGTAAAGTTGGAAGCTCAAGGCAACCAAACAGAACAAATTTTGGAACAACTTAATAAAAAAGATCTGACCGACGCTATTGTCAAAATTGTTTATCATGTTCCTGAAGAGAGCAACGATAACGTTGACGTACTAGCATTGCAACGGGCCTGCAGCAAGGCCATGTACCTGGTTGGTATTTTTCCAAAACACAAAATAGCTGCGCGTGAGCATCGCGCTCAGCTCAAAGTAGACATGGACTTACAAACCATGCTGCGCTCTTATTTTGATGAAAAGAAAGAAATGGCCGACAAAAAAGAGCTGCTGATTAAAAAAGCTTTAGAACTAAACGAAACAATGCAAACGCCGGCAGCCCAAGAATAG
- the glmU gene encoding bifunctional UDP-N-acetylglucosamine diphosphorylase/glucosamine-1-phosphate N-acetyltransferase GlmU, with protein MENTRINWNAQAIVLAAGQASRFKTKKTKMLFNICGRSMILYPLKVLEDLNLPMTLVLGYQAQEVRNEIEKAGIAKTQFVIQTEQKGTGHAVACSEETWDQEDILILYGDTPLVPKELIRNLLIEHQESKAIISFCSTLVLDPAGYGRVIGYNDGAVRIIEDKDCTEEQRALNRINAGIYVIKKSFLKENIHHIKPSTTSGEIYFTDLINMASDQGLPVHVVNVPYDNVRGINTLQELWSVEQIKRSEFIKHWMLQGVRFELAQSIHIDIDVEIGAGSFIGTGVHLLGKTKLGEENTIGAFSIVENTTTQDDVHIHSHSVVQDSIIENGAHVGPFARLRNNVVIGAHAEIGNFVEIKQTTIGAHTKMKHLAYLGNATVGQNVNIGAGTVLCNYDGEQKHPTVIEDNAFVGSNNTLVAPITIGKDSYTAAGSTITNDVAQDSLAIGRSKQVNKEGYAKKMREKLQKKTSCANDKKALNFLGAVKTTNTEHNEL; from the coding sequence ATGGAAAACACACGAATCAATTGGAATGCACAGGCTATTGTTTTGGCCGCAGGACAAGCAAGCCGCTTTAAAACAAAAAAAACAAAAATGCTTTTTAACATTTGCGGCAGAAGCATGATTTTATACCCACTCAAAGTTTTAGAAGATCTCAATCTTCCCATGACGCTTGTCTTGGGCTATCAAGCCCAAGAAGTAAGAAACGAAATTGAAAAAGCCGGCATAGCAAAAACACAATTTGTTATCCAAACTGAACAAAAGGGAACCGGCCACGCCGTTGCTTGCTCTGAAGAAACCTGGGACCAGGAAGATATTCTTATTTTGTATGGCGACACGCCACTCGTGCCAAAAGAGCTGATCCGCAATTTACTCATTGAACACCAAGAAAGCAAAGCAATCATATCTTTTTGCTCAACACTGGTTTTAGACCCTGCCGGCTACGGACGCGTTATTGGTTATAATGACGGCGCAGTAAGAATTATTGAAGACAAAGATTGTACCGAAGAGCAACGAGCGCTTAATCGCATTAACGCAGGTATTTACGTTATTAAAAAAAGCTTTTTAAAAGAAAATATTCATCATATAAAGCCAAGTACTACTTCTGGAGAAATTTATTTTACTGATTTAATAAATATGGCCAGCGACCAAGGCCTACCGGTACATGTTGTTAATGTTCCTTACGACAATGTGCGCGGCATTAACACACTGCAAGAGCTATGGTCGGTTGAACAAATTAAACGATCAGAATTTATTAAACACTGGATGTTGCAAGGCGTACGCTTTGAGTTAGCACAAAGTATTCATATCGATATTGATGTTGAAATTGGCGCAGGTTCATTTATTGGCACCGGCGTACATTTGTTGGGCAAAACAAAATTGGGCGAAGAAAACACTATTGGTGCCTTCTCAATTGTAGAAAATACTACAACACAAGACGATGTTCACATTCACTCACACTCAGTTGTTCAAGACAGTATTATTGAAAATGGTGCTCACGTTGGCCCGTTTGCCCGCTTAAGAAATAACGTTGTTATTGGCGCTCATGCAGAAATTGGCAACTTTGTTGAAATTAAACAAACAACCATTGGCGCACATACAAAAATGAAACACCTGGCGTATCTTGGCAATGCCACCGTTGGCCAAAACGTTAATATTGGCGCCGGCACGGTATTATGCAATTATGATGGCGAGCAAAAACACCCAACCGTTATCGAAGATAATGCTTTTGTTGGCAGCAACAATACACTGGTAGCACCAATTACCATTGGCAAAGATTCCTACACCGCAGCAGGCTCTACCATTACTAACGACGTTGCACAAGACAGCCTTGCCATTGGCCGTTCAAAACAGGTAAACAAAGAAGGTTACGCAAAAAAAATGCGTGAAAAATTACAAAAAAAAACATCATGTGCTAATGACAAAAAAGCGCTCAATTTTCTTGGCGCAGTAAAAACAACCAACACGGAACATAACGAACTATGA
- a CDS encoding cupin domain-containing protein: MEKDIVVPSKQIVSGIKYDQLVNVVPKDWGHEEWIVNNAKYCGKKLVFNTGCRSLHYHKIKEETFYVVSGKVYVELIDGNQKINRVMEPGDTQHIVPGLWHRITALQPSEVMEFSTFHMDEDSYRIEASGTIDLRELGF, translated from the coding sequence ATGGAGAAAGATATCGTAGTTCCTAGTAAACAGATTGTGTCTGGCATTAAATATGACCAGCTTGTCAATGTTGTACCCAAAGATTGGGGCCATGAAGAGTGGATTGTCAACAATGCAAAATACTGTGGTAAAAAGTTGGTGTTTAATACCGGTTGCCGTTCGCTGCATTATCACAAAATAAAAGAAGAAACGTTTTATGTTGTTTCTGGTAAAGTTTATGTTGAGCTTATTGATGGTAACCAAAAGATTAATCGTGTTATGGAGCCAGGCGACACGCAGCATATTGTGCCGGGACTTTGGCACCGGATTACCGCTTTACAGCCTTCTGAAGTGATGGAATTTTCTACGTTTCACATGGACGAAGATTCGTATCGCATTGAAGCAAGCGGCACAATTGATCTGCGCGAGCTTGGTTTTTAA
- the asd gene encoding archaetidylserine decarboxylase (Phosphatidylserine decarboxylase is synthesized as a single chain precursor. Generation of the pyruvoyl active site from a Ser is coupled to cleavage of a Gly-Ser bond between the larger (beta) and smaller (alpha chains). It is an integral membrane protein.) — MNKTTSWLKQIQKNKGVQFYNQNSLFGEQTERFALLNFLYTNPLGKMLRLLARHRFMAKIFAVYQNSGLTKSKIQPFIERYKICMNDFVVPEHGYHSFNNFFTRALKPGARLIDQRDTVLVSPADAKCFVLENLQGDNEFFVKNCRFKLADFLKDSELAGQYEQGTMMVFRLAPYDYHRYHFPTDCFVQKSEIIHGHLESVNPITFATGLQPLVQNERHLITLQTKKFGDILMIIVGAMLVGKIVETHRVCQNYKKGEEAGLFEFGGSTVVLLFKKDMIKLRADLLKNSSEKKETVVKMGEAVSV, encoded by the coding sequence ATGAATAAGACTACCTCGTGGTTAAAACAGATTCAAAAAAATAAGGGCGTTCAGTTTTATAACCAGAATAGCCTGTTTGGAGAGCAAACTGAAAGGTTTGCTCTCCTTAATTTTCTCTATACCAATCCTCTTGGCAAAATGCTGCGCTTGCTTGCTCGACATCGTTTTATGGCCAAGATTTTTGCTGTGTACCAAAATTCAGGTTTGACCAAATCTAAAATACAGCCGTTTATTGAGCGGTATAAGATTTGCATGAATGATTTTGTTGTTCCTGAACATGGCTATCATTCGTTTAACAATTTTTTTACGCGTGCCTTAAAACCTGGAGCGCGGTTGATTGATCAGCGTGATACGGTGCTGGTTAGTCCTGCCGATGCAAAATGCTTTGTGCTTGAAAATCTGCAAGGTGATAACGAATTTTTTGTTAAAAACTGTCGTTTTAAATTGGCAGATTTTTTAAAAGATAGTGAGTTGGCTGGTCAGTATGAGCAAGGGACTATGATGGTTTTTAGGCTGGCGCCCTACGATTATCATCGCTATCACTTTCCTACCGATTGTTTTGTGCAAAAATCAGAAATTATTCATGGCCATTTAGAGTCTGTTAACCCCATTACTTTTGCAACCGGCTTGCAGCCATTGGTGCAAAACGAGCGCCATCTCATTACTTTACAAACAAAAAAATTTGGTGATATCCTCATGATTATTGTTGGCGCCATGCTGGTGGGAAAAATAGTAGAAACGCATCGCGTCTGCCAAAATTATAAAAAAGGCGAAGAGGCTGGCTTGTTTGAATTTGGTGGATCAACGGTAGTTTTATTGTTTAAAAAAGATATGATCAAGCTACGAGCAGATCTGCTAAAAAATTCTTCTGAAAAAAAAGAGACAGTTGTAAAAATGGGCGAAGCAGTGAGTGTTTGA